From the genome of Coriobacteriia bacterium:
TCGATGAAGAGCTCGCCGATTTGGGCAAATCGATTTCGGCGGCAATCGCTGTCGATGTCGATTCCGAGGTCATCATCGGTCGTCTCACTTCTCGTCGCACGTGTCGCGCATGCGGACGTATCACCTCGGAATCGGAAGGAGCCGCCTGTTCCGTTTGTGGCGGCGAGCTCTATCAGCGTGAAGATGATAATGAGAAGACGGTGCGCAATCGTCTCGATGTCTATGCGAAGTCGACGTTGCCGCTTATCGATTATTACGGTGGAAAAGGTGTGCTTCACACAATCGACGGCGATCGTCCCGTCGCAGTCGTGTGGGCAGACGTAAAAGCAGTTTTGGAGGCCTAAGCTCGTTTTGATTATCATCAAGTCGAAAAGTGAACTTGAAGTCATGAAAGAGGCCGGGCGCATCAGCGCTCGGGCTCTTCGCATTGCGTGTGAATCCGCGAAGCCCGGCATGTCGACAGCCGAGGTCGATTCAATCGCTGAAGAGGTGATCAGAGCCGAGGGGGCAATACCGGCTTTCTTGGGGTACGGCGGTTTTCCGGCAACGATTTGCGCAAGCATCAACGATGAGGTCGTACACGGTATTCCTTCGAAACACACGAAACTTCGTGAAGGAGATATCCTTACCGTCGACGTCGGTGCAATTTTCGAGGG
Proteins encoded in this window:
- a CDS encoding adenylate kinase translates to MNIVLLGAPGAGKGTQAKNIIDKYKLPHISTGDILRAAVANKTELGLEAKKFMDAGDLVPDAVVIGLVKDRLSQKDTGEGFILDGFPRTTAQAVALDEELADLGKSISAAIAVDVDSEVIIGRLTSRRTCRACGRITSESEGAACSVCGGELYQREDDNEKTVRNRLDVYAKSTLPLIDYYGGKGVLHTIDGDRPVAVVWADVKAVLEA